AATTAGTATCCATATATGACATTTTATCATTAATTATGAAGATATTATTTATCCCTGAGTTCTTTATATACAGCCCCAACTAGGATAAAGTCCCGGTTTACCACCTTTACAAATACAAAGTTCCCTGTGATACCTGACGAGAATACCGGGAAACCTGCCGTAAACACAATGATACTTTCGCTGGCCAGCCTGCTGCAGACCTGAAAGAGATGATGTAGAACATCAAATGAAACGAAGCACTAAATAGCTCCTGAAGCCCATCTTGCATTGCATAACATTGTTCTTTCCAGGAAGCGGGAACGGGTGAGAGATTCAGGGCTGAACCCAGGTCTGGATTCCAAGCAGAACCCAGGTCAGGATTCCGGGCAGAATCCCGCTAAAAGCCGCCCGGGGTGTCCCGATGATGAAAACAGGAAACAGGGAGGAGGTCTTAGGTCTGACCGAATTCCGCTTATGGGCTTATCGAAGTTTGATAATTGACAGCATCAAATGAGTCGATCATTTAATGCTGTCATGCCCCAAAAACCCTACAGGGGTTTCACCGGCACACAAATATCCACGGTAAAGGTGGGTGGATTCTCATGGCTGTGTTCCTCGGGGTAGTATTCATAGGGGTAGCCGTCGGAGGGCTGGTAGCCGCTGTCGGCCATCCAGAGGCAGACGGCATCCCAGGCTTCTCCGAACTGGTGGGGTTTGACCTTGAAACTCCCGACCACGCACTTTCCCCCGGGCAGGTGCATCTTTCCGAATTCGCCTTCCGGCCTGGCATCCTCATCCACCGTGATGCAGGCACTTTGCCTCAGTTTTTCAATGTCCACTACCTTGGGATCGTCGTGATAGACGGTTAGGGTCTTGGTTTCGGGGAAGCGGAGCAATCCCCTGGGGCCGGCCCATTTGAATAGTTTTTCGTAGGCTCCGCCTATCTGATCGAAGGGGCCCGTGTGCCTGCAATAGATCAGGTCCATGGCCGGCATTTCTTTGACTGCAATGTTTGTTTCCATGTTAAAGTCGCGATTTAAATTTAAAAATTCATCGCTAAAATAGGAGGAGGAACGTAGTTCGTATTGATCATCCTTGCGATCCGCTTGACCATTCTTGCTTTCCTGTTTTTTCCAGTAGGTTCTGAATTCGCCGGTACTTTTCCCGTAATGTGATTTGAAGGCCCTGCAGAAGACAGCAGTGGAGTTAAATCCGCACAGTGCGCTTACCTCGGATACGGAACGCTGGTCATCAGAGATCAGCATGCTTCCGGCCCGCTGCAGACGGATCCGTTTTACATAGTTATTGATGGTTTCACCAGTAAGTACCCGGAAGATACGATGGAAATGAAAGGGGGAGAAGTGGGCCACCTGGGATAACTTTTCCAGGTTATGCTCCTCATCCAGGTGGGCATCGATGTAATCGACCACCCGGTTGATGCGCAGATAATATTCTTGCCTGGACTGTTTCTGGATATTCATGGACATACGAAGCTCTGGGTTTTATCTACCGATGATAATATAATTCTACAAGCATGATTTGATCATTCTTGCGCAACTTACAAATCAAAATTAGCAAAACTTTTTCCTGGAAAATGGAAAATACAATCCATCCCTGAAACTGGCCTATGACATTGCCCGGGTATTCGGGATGAAGATAGAAGAGGTGTTTATGTTCTGAAGTATTTTAAAGGTTTGCTTCTTTTAATTTCTCTGAAATGAACACCTTGATGAGGCTTTGGCGTGAAACTCCAAGCCTGCGGACCACCTGATCCAGCTGCTGCAACATCCATACAGGGAAATCCACACTCACCCTTCGCTGTTCAAAGCCGGTCGAACAGCCTTCTCCAGGTCATAGTGAGCAGATACAGCTTCACCGGCATCAAATAGCGCATCAAACTCCGTTGCCGTGATATTTACTTTTATATTGTCTCTTGCTTTTCTACCCCTGGTAGTCAAATTCAATCCCCAGCTCATCGGCAATCTCCTTCATCTCCTTCTGTACGGGAACAATCACATGGATCCCTTCTTTGCTGATGCGCTCTTCGTTCTCCCGTTCGGGATCGCCCGGGATCAGCACCCGTTCGTGACCCTTGGCCGGCTTGGCGACCCGGAAAGTCTCGATCCACTTATCCATCTGTTTTTTAAAGGCCCCGGGTGTCTGGAAGGCATCGATGCGCATGGCCCCGAAAAAGTGACCGGTACCTTCGCCCACCTTCTCCTCCTTCACCGGCAGGTAGGCCACCGAGGGGGGACAGAAAGGTCCGAAACTGGCCCCTGACAGTACCGCCGAGAAGATATCCACAATGGCACTCAGGCAATAGCCCTTATGGCCTCCCTGTTCGCGTGTTCCGCCCAGAGTCAGCATGGATCCGCCCTCTTTCAGAATATCGGGATTGGTGGATGGAACGCCCTCTTTGTCCTGCACATAACCCAGGGGGACATTTTCACCCATTTTAGCTGCTACCGCCAGTTTGCCGCGGGCGATGGGGGTGGTGGAGAAATCGGCTACAAAAGGCGGATGTACGCCTGCGGGCACGGCCACGGCAATGGGGTTGGTCCCCAGCATCTGAGACACCGACCAGGTGGGGGCCACCAGGGGATTGGCAATGGTCATGCAGATCCCGATCATATCGTGTTTCAGGGCCATCATGGAGTAATAACCCGCGATTCCAAAGTGGTTGGAGCCCCGGGTGGATACCCATCCTGTACCGGCTGTCCTGGCTTTTTCAATGGCAATTTCCATGGATCTGGTGGCTGCGATCATGCCTATGGCCCCGTCGCCATCGACCACGGCGGTGCTGGGCGATTCGTGTACGATTTTAACATCGGGCCTTACATTGATACGCCTGGCCTGCCAGAGCTGAAAATAGTCCTTGATGCGGATCATGCCGTGACTGGAGTAGCCTCTCAGTTCGGCAGCGATAAACACATCGGTGGCCATTTTGGCATCTTCCGGGCTGCAGCCCATTTTTTCAAATACGTTCCGGGTAAATTGTTCGAGATATTCGGCGGTATACATGGATGGTGGTTTTGGTTTTCGATGGTATGCTTGATAAGGATTATTTCGGATTATTACGCTTGATTTTTCTGGACCTGGCCTGGGCAGCAGGCATAATGATCAGGTCGTCGATATTCACATGAGGCGGACGGTTCACAACAAAAAGGACGGCCTCGGCAATATCTTCGGCGTAAAGCGGAGTAAATCCCTCATAGACTTTGTCGGCCTGCTCCCGGTCCCCTTTGAAGCGGACCAGGCTGAACTCGGTCTCCGCGGCACCTGGATTGATGGCGCTCACTTTAATTCCGAAGTTCACCAGGTCGATCCGCATGGCCTGTGTTAATCCGTCCACGGCAAATTTGGAAGCATTGTACACATTGCCCATCTCATAAGCCTCTTTCCCCGCTATGGAGCCTATATTTACGATATGCCCCTTCCCTCGCTGCACCATGCCCGGGCTTAAAAGCCGGGTCATGTAGAGCAAGCCTTTGATATTGGTGTCGATCATCTGTTCCCAGTCGTCCACGCTTCCCTCGTGGATCAGGCTCAGGCCGGCTGCAAGCCCCGCATTATTAACCAGCACATCCACCTTCTCCCATTTTCCGGTGAGTTTTTCACAGGCCTCCTGAACCGCTTTCAGATCCCTGATATCAAAGCTCAGAGAGAGAACGTCGGCTTCCGTCTTCGACCGGATAGCTTCTTCGGCAATCTCCAGTTTATCGGCACGGCGTCCGGTAATCACCACATCATAATTGTTTCTGGCAAGGATTTCAGCTGTGGCTCTTCCAAATCCGGCAGATGCCCCGCTTACGACAGCAATTGGTCTCATTGAACTCGCTTTCCAACAAAAGTAAAAATTATCTTCATGATCTATTCACTATATTTGTGCATTAATCGATACAAGAATGGATCTGAACAGTCCCCAACTGAAAGAACGAGCTCTTTCTTATCTGACACAGGATGAATTGTATTCCATTGAATCCATGCTGGGCAGGGAGCCTACCCCCTTTGAACTGAATATGTTCGCCACCATGTGGTCGGAACACATCTCCTACAAGAGTTCCGTCAAGTGGCTGGAGGAAATGCCTGTAAAGGGGGAGGACGTGTATGTCCCTGCCGGCGAAGAAAATGCCGGAGTCATTCATATCAACGATGAGCTGGCCTGTGTGGTGAAGATAGAATCGCACAACCATCCCATTGCGGTGGATCCCAGGCAGGGAGCTGTAGGTGTCGGAAATATAAACCGCGATCTGATCACTATGGGGGCCGAGCCTGTGGGACAGCTGAATATCCTGCGTTTCGGGAATCCCAAGGAGAAGAATATCCGGGATATGGTCAATGCCGTGGTGAGCGCTTTGGGCAGCTATTCCAATAATTTCGGGGTGCCCGTGGTGGGAGGAGAGATTCTGTTTGACGAAAGCTACAGATTCAATCCTTTGATAAACCTCATGGGTGTGGGCATCGTCCGGAAGGACAAGCTGATCAGGGCTGCGTTCAAAGAAGCGGGTCAGTATGTGGTATTGCTTGGGAAGAAGACTTCGGGACACGGGGTGCATGGCGCAGGATTTGCTTCCAAGGCGCTTAAGAATAAGGGACAGATGGTTCCATCCTCCCAGGTGGCCGATCCGGCCAGTGGAAAGATCCTGATGGATTGTATTCTTGAGCTCAATGAAGATGGACTGATCGACGGAATGCAGGATGTCGGGGCCGGGGGAGTGCTTTGTGCGGCTGCAGAAATGGCCTTCCGCGGGGGAAAAGGCGTTGAGATCAGGATTCATGAAATGCCGCTGGTCAGAGAGGATATTGATGCCCTGGAGGTTCTGTTGTCACAGACTCAGGAGCAGATGTTACTTGCAGCCGATCCGGGGAATTATGAAAAGATTGCCGACAGGGCCCGGAGGTGGGGGCTGGAGTGCTCGCAAATAGGAACGGTGGATGACCAGGTCACCATCCGGATCAAGGACGGTTCCACGCTGTGCGGCGATTTGCCGGTGAACCTGCTGGTCAGGGGCGGAGGCGCCCCGGTCTATATCAGGGATATGAAGGAGCGGGGCAAAACACCCCGGGTCATTTCCGCCGATGATGTCCCGGTTCCGGGTAATATGAAGGATATTGCCAGGCAAATGGTTTCTCTTCCAAATGTGGCCTCCCGAAGATGGATCTACGAACAGTTCGATACCATGGCCGGACTTTCCAATATGAGCAGTGAATATGCCTCCGATGCCGGTATTGTGAAGATCAATAATTCTGAGCTGGCGCTGGCCATGAGTGTGGATGGTAATTCCAGGTACGGAAGGCTCGAACCAAGAAAGGGGGCTATGATCGCTGTGGCAGAGGCCTCACGCAAT
This sequence is a window from Bacteroidales bacterium. Protein-coding genes within it:
- a CDS encoding Ldh family oxidoreductase translates to MYTAEYLEQFTRNVFEKMGCSPEDAKMATDVFIAAELRGYSSHGMIRIKDYFQLWQARRINVRPDVKIVHESPSTAVVDGDGAIGMIAATRSMEIAIEKARTAGTGWVSTRGSNHFGIAGYYSMMALKHDMIGICMTIANPLVAPTWSVSQMLGTNPIAVAVPAGVHPPFVADFSTTPIARGKLAVAAKMGENVPLGYVQDKEGVPSTNPDILKEGGSMLTLGGTREQGGHKGYCLSAIVDIFSAVLSGASFGPFCPPSVAYLPVKEEKVGEGTGHFFGAMRIDAFQTPGAFKKQMDKWIETFRVAKPAKGHERVLIPGDPERENEERISKEGIHVIVPVQKEMKEIADELGIEFDYQG
- a CDS encoding AraC family transcriptional regulator — its product is MSMNIQKQSRQEYYLRINRVVDYIDAHLDEEHNLEKLSQVAHFSPFHFHRIFRVLTGETINNYVKRIRLQRAGSMLISDDQRSVSEVSALCGFNSTAVFCRAFKSHYGKSTGEFRTYWKKQESKNGQADRKDDQYELRSSSYFSDEFLNLNRDFNMETNIAVKEMPAMDLIYCRHTGPFDQIGGAYEKLFKWAGPRGLLRFPETKTLTVYHDDPKVVDIEKLRQSACITVDEDARPEGEFGKMHLPGGKCVVGSFKVKPHQFGEAWDAVCLWMADSGYQPSDGYPYEYYPEEHSHENPPTFTVDICVPVKPL
- the purL gene encoding phosphoribosylformylglycinamidine synthase subunit PurL; this translates as MDLNSPQLKERALSYLTQDELYSIESMLGREPTPFELNMFATMWSEHISYKSSVKWLEEMPVKGEDVYVPAGEENAGVIHINDELACVVKIESHNHPIAVDPRQGAVGVGNINRDLITMGAEPVGQLNILRFGNPKEKNIRDMVNAVVSALGSYSNNFGVPVVGGEILFDESYRFNPLINLMGVGIVRKDKLIRAAFKEAGQYVVLLGKKTSGHGVHGAGFASKALKNKGQMVPSSQVADPASGKILMDCILELNEDGLIDGMQDVGAGGVLCAAAEMAFRGGKGVEIRIHEMPLVREDIDALEVLLSQTQEQMLLAADPGNYEKIADRARRWGLECSQIGTVDDQVTIRIKDGSTLCGDLPVNLLVRGGGAPVYIRDMKERGKTPRVISADDVPVPGNMKDIARQMVSLPNVASRRWIYEQFDTMAGLSNMSSEYASDAGIVKINNSELALAMSVDGNSRYGRLEPRKGAMIAVAEASRNIICSGGRPLALADCLNYGDPSDPYVYRDFAESVKGIGEVCRRMAIPVIAGNVSFHNLTHNGEDLASVIPTPVIGMVGILDRHEAVMTVNFRNKGDMIFLVGRSDNDISSSEYLSVFHNVHESAAPGFDLEYEMKLQDVVASLISQKLVNSAHDVSLGGLFVALVECALPGGLGFDVTSPAEIRGDAFLFGESQSRVVVSVSADQETSFLDFMMEAGIHFSALGHVTKEELRVDDVSYGFISDYARDFENALELLFND
- a CDS encoding SDR family NAD(P)-dependent oxidoreductase produces the protein MRPIAVVSGASAGFGRATAEILARNNYDVVITGRRADKLEIAEEAIRSKTEADVLSLSFDIRDLKAVQEACEKLTGKWEKVDVLVNNAGLAAGLSLIHEGSVDDWEQMIDTNIKGLLYMTRLLSPGMVQRGKGHIVNIGSIAGKEAYEMGNVYNASKFAVDGLTQAMRIDLVNFGIKVSAINPGAAETEFSLVRFKGDREQADKVYEGFTPLYAEDIAEAVLFVVNRPPHVNIDDLIIMPAAQARSRKIKRNNPK